A single Dehalococcoidales bacterium DNA region contains:
- the rplS gene encoding 50S ribosomal protein L19 — MDASTLVDVKPNPNIPTLAPGDTVKVSNRVVEGEKERIQVFQGVVIRLRNSGPGSSFTVRRVAYGVGVERTFPLHSPMVEKVEVMRHGKVRRAKLYYLRGLSAKKARIKEKRTAKETPRKQT; from the coding sequence ATGGATGCCAGCACGCTAGTCGATGTCAAACCGAACCCCAATATCCCCACACTGGCCCCGGGTGACACCGTGAAAGTCAGTAACAGGGTTGTCGAGGGGGAAAAGGAACGAATCCAGGTATTCCAGGGAGTGGTAATCAGGCTCCGTAACAGCGGACCTGGTTCCAGCTTCACGGTCAGGCGTGTCGCCTACGGAGTGGGCGTCGAGCGCACCTTTCCTCTCCATTCTCCTATGGTGGAGAAGGTCGAGGTAATGCGGCATGGCAAAGTACGCCGGGCAAAGCTGTATTACCTTCGCGGACTCAGCGCCAAGAAAGCGCGTATCAAGGAGAAAAGAACCGCCAAGGAAACACCCCGGAAACAGACCTAG